The Dehalococcoidia bacterium nucleotide sequence AATGGTCGGGGAATCAAGTTTCGTAAGTTGAATCTGGGTGCGAGCCTGAAGTCTTTTCTAATCCAAAACATGAGCCTAATTGTTTATCGCGGGCTTATTGCTTATAATAGGGGTCATGAAGAAAAGAGTGGTTGTCACAGGAGGAGCCGGTTTTATCGGATCCCACCTCGCTGTCGAATTGGCACGCCGGGGCTGCTATATCACTATCATCGATGATCTCTCCACCGGGAAGAAAGAAAACATCGAGGGACTGCTGTCAAAGGGTAATGTCCAATTTGTGCATGATAGCATCACTAATCTCCCCCTGCTTCAGCAGCTTTCTAGGAACGCTGACTGGATATTTCATCAAGCAGCCATCGCCAGTGTGCCCAGCAGTATTGATAATCCCTTGGCATCCCACGAGGTCAATGTAACGGGGACCCTGAATGTGCTCCTAGCGGCTAGGGACAATGGCGTCAGAAAAGTCGTTGTTGCATCTTCCTGTGCGATTTATGGCGATCCTGTTGTACTGCCGGTGTGCGAGCACATGCCCTCCGATCTCCAATCACCCTATGCTGCAACCAAATTGGCTATGGAGCACTACTGCGATGTTTTTCAGCGCGTCTATAACCTCCCAAGTATTTGCTTGAGATATTTCAACGTCTATGGCCCCGGCCAGAGCCCTGATTCGCAGTATGCAGCAGTTGTCCCCAAGTTCATTCAACACGTGCGAGAAGGAAATTCTCCTGCTGTCTTTGGAGATGGGGAACAGACTAGGGATTTTGTCTTTGTACGTGATGTGGTGGAGGCGAACATTCTTGCGGCTGAAAGTGATGTCACCGGCATTTTCAACATCGGAAGCGGAGAACACATCTCTCTGAATACGTTGGCAGAAAAGATTATCCGACTCATGAACAAGGATGTCAGA carries:
- a CDS encoding SDR family oxidoreductase, producing MKKRVVVTGGAGFIGSHLAVELARRGCYITIIDDLSTGKKENIEGLLSKGNVQFVHDSITNLPLLQQLSRNADWIFHQAAIASVPSSIDNPLASHEVNVTGTLNVLLAARDNGVRKVVVASSCAIYGDPVVLPVCEHMPSDLQSPYAATKLAMEHYCDVFQRVYNLPSICLRYFNVYGPGQSPDSQYAAVVPKFIQHVREGNSPAVFGDGEQTRDFVFVRDVVEANILAAESDVTGIFNIGSGEHISLNTLAEKIIRLMNKDVRTIHKEPRLGDIRHSLADISKAQIFGYRPKYDLESGLREILGRLN